In Microbulbifer celer, a single window of DNA contains:
- a CDS encoding VOC family protein — MFSHVMLGANDIQESKAFYDAILGELGYKPGVIDQKGRCFYFTDTGVFALTKPIDGQPASCGNGSTIGFAVEDPEQADRWHAAGLANGGVACEDPPGVREGAGMKLYLAYLRDPSGNKICAMRRLEG; from the coding sequence ATGTTCAGTCACGTCATGCTCGGTGCCAACGATATCCAGGAATCCAAGGCATTCTACGATGCGATCCTCGGTGAGCTGGGTTACAAGCCCGGTGTCATCGACCAGAAAGGCCGCTGTTTTTACTTCACCGATACCGGAGTGTTCGCGCTCACCAAGCCCATCGACGGCCAGCCGGCGAGCTGCGGCAACGGCAGTACCATCGGCTTTGCCGTGGAAGACCCCGAACAGGCGGACCGGTGGCATGCGGCGGGCCTGGCCAATGGCGGCGTTGCCTGTGAGGATCCGCCCGGGGTACGCGAGGGTGCCGGGATGAAGCTGTACCTAGCTTATCTGCGCGACCCTTCCGGCAACAAGATCTGCGCGATGCGTCGCCTGGAAGGCTGA